The genomic DNA TTGCTCTCGGTTCATCGCTGCGATCATCTCATCCTCGCCGTCGACCGTCGGATCTGGGTTATTTCGATCGATGTCGTCATCTCGGTCATCGGCGTTCGCAGTTTCCGAGTCAATGGATGGCTCAGTTTGCCCATTGCCGATGCCGTAGTCTAAATCCGATTCATAATCATCGGCGTCATAGATGGAGCCATTGGAGTATGCCATGGTCGCCGACTGAGTTTGGGCTTCTCGTTCAGTGATGCGCCCCACTGCTCCCCGTCCCATACCACGACGCCCAGCGGCCGCGGCAATCGCCTTTTCAACACCGTCTTCAATCGCGTCCGCACGATTTCGAGATTCAGCGTCTGTCTCGTCAACAAAGTCGTCGACTCGATAGTTGTCCAAATCCATCTCCGTACGTCGTCGAGTCCGCTCATCGTCAATTCCAGGGTGGTCGGTATCGGCTGGCGTTTCAGTGTCAAAGCGCTTGATCCTTGAATCGAGGGTCGCCGCGTCACGTGAACTGCCCGCGCGATTAAGACTGGTGTCAGCGTTCGCCTGACGTGAAGGTTTAGCTGAGATTCGATTATTTGATCCAGGTGCTGCCTCTGAACGCTCACCGTTCAGATTGGATGACCGATTGATTTGTTTCCAGCCAAACGCTTCCATTGCGTCGACGATCTTTGCCGACCGCCGAGAGAGCTCCTCGTATTGAGCGGACTGTTGCGGCGACTCAGATTCTCTTGCGGCTCGATTAGCCAATTTCCGAGTCAAGCTAGCGTCACTCCATATCACGCCAGCTAATGCCCAATCACTAATCTGCGAGGCAGGCTCCTTCGGAATTGAGCCATCAGGCTCTTCTGCTATTGCAGGTAAAATTGCCAGAGCGGCGAACAGGACGGCATAGAGCGGAGTTGACATTTTCATAGGACTAGGTTGGCTTAAGCGGAACAAAGTTTGATAGTTCAGCATGTTGCAAACCGAGTGCCGCCGAAAACATCATCGCAAGATTGTCTATCGAGGACGCTGGTCAAGAACGTTGAAAACCCACTTGACTAGTTCAAGCTACTCATGCGGATGGCTGAAATCGTTCGAGTGCCTTGGGACCGCAAGTCTTTAAGATCTGCTCTCCCTCGGACAGATCGACGTCCGATCCAGTCAGCAAAATCAAACGTGAACCACTGCGGACGCGATGTTCAAATTGTTCACCGACGTCACTACGAACGCCCCAACTTTCAATCGCTGCGAGAACACTCCCACCCGCCGCACCCGCGGCCATGCCAATCAACGGGCCGGCTACTAGCAACGGCCCCATCATCGTGGCGGTGCCCAACATCGCGCCAACGGTTCCTCCGGCAAGCGTTGCCGCCCCGGTCGTTTTCCCAGTTGGCGGCGACGCCGATTTTGGATCCTTTGAATCACCGATCGCGGAATCGGAAAGCTCGTCCGCATTGGTGACAATAGAGATGTCGTCCTTCGTAAATTTCGATTTCTCAAGTGCTTCCAAAGCCGTATGAAATGAGGTGGTGTCAGAAAATTCAGCGATGAGGCATTCTTGGGACATCTGGATATTCCTAATTGAGAAGTGAAGAGTGAAGTCAGTGCCACGGGGACCACAATTGCCGACATCAGCGGACGTGATCTAAAGACAAACGAGTACGCCGTACTTATTCGGTTTTCGAAAAACCCTCGTCGGATATTGTCATCTTTAAGTCTGAAGCAACACGTTGAACATGATCGCTTCCTTGAAGTGAAACCTCGGTGGGAAAGCATCGGGTAATCTTCAACACCGTTCGTGGCGGAAGCTCTAACGTGTCTTTTTGGTCGTTTGCATTTAAGACAAGTGTCTTGGGATCTTCGGATTCGTTCGTTAGTTCCAATTGATACGCTGCCGATCTGGGCCGTCCAAACAGCTGGACACCGTAGTAAGTCACTCCATCGTCCGTTGCCACGCCCACACCGGTTTCAGTTACATAATCGGCGAGTATGTTCTTGCGATGCGGCGGCGAGTCGATCCATCCGTCAACGAAGAATGCGATGAGCTTTTCGGAAGTGGGTTCGTTCGTATTTTTACGGAATGCAATGTTCTCGCGAACGACGCAATAGTCGTATCCCGCGGCCTTGGCTCGTTTCGCTGGCGTCGACCCGTCGGCCTCGTGCCCGTATTTGCCGGTCCGCGCCATGAACTCCGCGAACTGTTTGGCTGCCGTTTTCAAATGGGTATCGACTTGAACTTTGTCCAAGTCCTTCGATTGTCGGTACTCGTTTGTTCGAGAAACGATTGCGTCTTCAATAGCGGCGATCGAATCCGCTGATTTAGAAAGGTCTGCGGCGTACGAAGTCGCAATCGCTAAGTGCCCAACCACGACACAGGCAGTCAAAGCGAACGGTGACACAAATTTCAGAAAGTCAAACACGCCAAATTTCATATTTCCAGAATCCTTGCGTCCAAAGAGCTCCACAAACCTTGCACGTCACACCACAGTTGTTGATGTTGAATAGCACAAGATCTGACAAATCATGCGATCGCGTTTTATTGTTTTGATCGTCAATTGACGGACCGCTTTTCTTAACAGGGATGGCTACCAACCACGGTCGTTGTTCGTACTGATTCACTGTGCGGATGATGGTAAGAATCAAACGATTACAGCATCTCGGCCACTACAGCATCTCGGCCACAGCCTTAAGGCTCACCTAACGAGGTAAGCAAACCTTGTACCGTAGCAGTGACTTGGTAATTCTGAAGCTTCACCGCTACCGGGTTTCGAGATTGCTCGCTCGGCGATGTCCACAGATAGGCATTGAACAAAAAGCGTTCAGCGATGAACGGTTCGGAACCAATGCCATCTCTAGGC from Rubripirellula amarantea includes the following:
- a CDS encoding DUF1269 domain-containing protein; amino-acid sequence: MSQECLIAEFSDTTSFHTALEALEKSKFTKDDISIVTNADELSDSAIGDSKDPKSASPPTGKTTGAATLAGGTVGAMLGTATMMGPLLVAGPLIGMAAGAAGGSVLAAIESWGVRSDVGEQFEHRVRSGSRLILLTGSDVDLSEGEQILKTCGPKALERFQPSA
- a CDS encoding CAP domain-containing protein yields the protein MKFGVFDFLKFVSPFALTACVVVGHLAIATSYAADLSKSADSIAAIEDAIVSRTNEYRQSKDLDKVQVDTHLKTAAKQFAEFMARTGKYGHEADGSTPAKRAKAAGYDYCVVRENIAFRKNTNEPTSEKLIAFFVDGWIDSPPHRKNILADYVTETGVGVATDDGVTYYGVQLFGRPRSAAYQLELTNESEDPKTLVLNANDQKDTLELPPRTVLKITRCFPTEVSLQGSDHVQRVASDLKMTISDEGFSKTE